CGCGGGACTGGCGCAAATGATCCTGGCGGCCGTCGTCATGCTGATCAACAAGAAGTTTTTCACCAGCGGCTTCAAGGGGCTGATGCACGGCGTGCCCAATATGGACACGTTGGTGGCGCTCGGTTCGGCAGCGTCGTTCGCCTACAGCGTCGCGGCTCTGTTCCTGATGACCGGCGCGCAGGCGCAGGGCGACGCGGCCGCGGCGGCGCATTATCTGCACGAGTTCTATTTCGAGTCGGCGGCCATGATCCTGACGCTGATCACCGTCGGCAAAATGCTCGAGGCCCGTTCCAAGGGACGCACCACCGACGCCCTCAAAGGTCTGATGAAACTGGCTCCCCAAACCGCCACGCTGCTTCGAGACGGCGCCGAGACTGTCGTGCCGATCGAACGCGTGCAGGTCGGCGACGAGTTCGCTGTCCATCCCGGCGAGAACGTGCCCGTCGACGGCGTGATCCTCGACGGCCATTCCGCCGTCAACGAAGCGGCGCTCACCGGCGAAAGCGTTCCCGTCGACAAGGCTCCCGGCGACAAAGTCAGCGCCGCCACGGTGAACCAGTCCGGCTACCTCCGCTGCCGCGCCGCCCGCGTCGGCGAGGACACCACGCTGTCGCAGATCATCCGCATGGTCAGCGACGCCGCGGCCACCAAAGCGCCGATTGCCAAAGTCGCCGACAAGGTGTCGGGCGTCTTCGTCCCCGCCGTGATCGCCGTTGCCCTGTTGACCGTCGCCGTGTGGTGGCTGCTGGGCGAAGAGTTCGGTTTCGCTCTGGCCCGCGGCATTTCCGTGCTGGTCATCTCCTGCCCTTGCGCGCTGGGGCTGGCCACGCCCGTGGCGATCATGGTCGGCAACGGCATGGGCGCGCGCCACGGCATTCTCTTCAAGACCGCCGCCTCGCTCGAGGCCGCCGGCCGCGTTCAGATCGTGGCCCTCGACAAGACCGGCACCATCACCAGCGGCGAGCCGGAAGTGACCGACCTTCTGCCCGCCGGGGGCGCGAGCGAACGGGAACTGCTCGAGCTGGCCTGCGCGCTGGAAAGCAAGAGCGAGCACCCGCTGGCCCGCGCCGTGATGCGGAAAAGCCGCGACGAAGGCCTGACCGCGGCGGAGGTGGGCGACTTCCGCGCCCTGCCCGGCAACGGCCTGACCGCCACGTTGAACGGCGAAGAACTGCTCGGCGGCAGCCTCGCATTTATCGCCGACCGCGCCGCCGTGCCCGAAGAGATGAATGCCAAGGCCGAAGCGCTGGCGGGACAGGGCAAGACGCCGCTGCTTTTCACGCGCGGCGGAAGGTTCATGGGCGTCATCGCCGTGGCCGATACCATCAAGGAAGACAGCCCGCAGGCCGTGAAGGAACTTCAGGACATGGGCATCCGCGTCGTCATGCTCACCGGCGACAACGAACGCACCGCTCGCGCCATCGGCGCGCAGGCCGGCGTCGATCAGGTCGTGGCGGGCGTGCTGCCCGACGGTAAGGAAGCCGTGATCCGCGAGCTGCAGAAACGCGGCAAGACCGCCATGGTCGGCGACGGCATCAACGACGCCCCCGCCCTCACCCGCGCCGACACCGGCATCGCCATCGGCGCCGGTACCGACGTCGCCATCGACGCCGCCGACGTCGTACTGATGAACAGCCGCCTCAGCGACGTTCCCGCCGCCGTGCGCCTGAGCCGCGCCACGCTGCGCAACATCCACGAGAACCTGTTCTGGGCCTTCTTCTACAACGTCGTCGGCATCCCGCTGGCGGCCGGCGCCTGGATCTCCCTGCTGGGCTGGAAGATGAGCCCCATGTTCGGCGCCGCGGCCATGAGCCTGTCGAGCTTCTGCGTCGTATCCAACGCGCTCCGGTTGAACTTCTTCGACCTGCGCAGCGCGAAAAAGGATAAAAAAATCCGGCCCGTGGGGCGGCTGGATCAGATCGAATCGGAAAAGGAGAATGGATCAATGACCAAGACACTGAACGTTGAAGGCATGATGTGCGGACACTGCGAGGCCCGCGTCAAAAAGGCCCTGGAAACCGTGGAAGGCGTCGCCTCCGCCGAAGTCAGCCACGAAAAAGGCACCGCCGTCGTCACGCTGAGCAAAGACGTCCCCGACGCCGTGTTGAAAAAAGCCGTCGAAGATCAGGATTACGCCGTTACCGCGGTGAAGTGAACTTTTCACAAAAAAGAACGGATAAAAAATGGCCGAATCTCGATGAACTTGGAGCATTGCGATCTGGCCATGTCTGGCGTACTCTCCAGCGGCCTGAGGAACGAAAACGCTGCCTGTCACCGCTTCGGGCTTCTGCGTCTTAAGAAAACGTCAAGAACAAGAGAGGGCGAAGTCCGTACGGACTTCGCCCTCTCTTGTTCTTGACGTCTCAGCGTCAACAGACGATGGACTTTCATGCCGAAATGTCACAGGGCGCCCTTCTTGGTCTGATGCATCCCTGGGTAGCTGATTTCTTTCAGTCTTAACTTGATCCTTTTATATCAATTGTTCTTGTATGCCAGTTCAATTTTCGCTTTTTTGTTCTCAGTAATGTTCATGTTTTAAGCCATTTTAGATCAATTTAGACATGTTATAAGCTGCGGTAATATTAGCTTGTTTTGCCAAGAAACAATATTAGACGTTAGTATTGAAGAGAACTTTTGAGGTGCGCCTTTTTATTGAAGATAATTACAATGTATGAAAATCTTTTCTTGACAAAGAACGTATGCCGTGATATTGTCTGACTGTCAGACAATATCACGGCATAAATAACTTTTATAGGCTGCGACTTCTCAAAGAACATGACTTACAACAGCCATGTTTCTGTGATTCTCGGCATTTTGTAGTCACAGGGCAGTTTGTTCTATATTTTTAGCGAGGAGGATTGGATATGTTGAGATTTGCAATGCTTGGCAGCGGCAACGGGGCGCGTGCATGGTGCGCTCAGATTAGCGCCGCTGGTTATCCGATTGTCATGTGGGAGCCGCTTGATAATGTGCCGGATTTCCCGACACTACACGAGAAAAAAACGATTTCTCTCGTCGGAGACATTC
This is a stretch of genomic DNA from Pyramidobacter piscolens W5455. It encodes these proteins:
- a CDS encoding heavy metal translocating P-type ATPase, which translates into the protein MEQYNVTGMSCAACSARVEKAVSKVPGVSSVSISLLTNSMGVEGTASEAAIVKAVEEAGYGASLKGAGAKPSAAAKLAEDEEALKDRETPALKRRLFASLGFLGALMYLSMGHSMWGWPLPPFFEGNPVAAGLAQMILAAVVMLINKKFFTSGFKGLMHGVPNMDTLVALGSAASFAYSVAALFLMTGAQAQGDAAAAAHYLHEFYFESAAMILTLITVGKMLEARSKGRTTDALKGLMKLAPQTATLLRDGAETVVPIERVQVGDEFAVHPGENVPVDGVILDGHSAVNEAALTGESVPVDKAPGDKVSAATVNQSGYLRCRAARVGEDTTLSQIIRMVSDAAATKAPIAKVADKVSGVFVPAVIAVALLTVAVWWLLGEEFGFALARGISVLVISCPCALGLATPVAIMVGNGMGARHGILFKTAASLEAAGRVQIVALDKTGTITSGEPEVTDLLPAGGASERELLELACALESKSEHPLARAVMRKSRDEGLTAAEVGDFRALPGNGLTATLNGEELLGGSLAFIADRAAVPEEMNAKAEALAGQGKTPLLFTRGGRFMGVIAVADTIKEDSPQAVKELQDMGIRVVMLTGDNERTARAIGAQAGVDQVVAGVLPDGKEAVIRELQKRGKTAMVGDGINDAPALTRADTGIAIGAGTDVAIDAADVVLMNSRLSDVPAAVRLSRATLRNIHENLFWAFFYNVVGIPLAAGAWISLLGWKMSPMFGAAAMSLSSFCVVSNALRLNFFDLRSAKKDKKIRPVGRLDQIESEKENGSMTKTLNVEGMMCGHCEARVKKALETVEGVASAEVSHEKGTAVVTLSKDVPDAVLKKAVEDQDYAVTAVK